The DNA window GATGATCAATTGATATGAATCAAGCCCTTTTGAAGGTAACCGCATAGTGTGGAAgtcattattataaaaaattaaataagacTAATTCTGACATgggaacattttatattttttattctcacACAGTATTTGGGTCATATCAACAATAGCATATCTTTTCAAGAGCATGCTAAAACACCCCACATGGAGTGAAAACTGACACTTTCATTCAACAAAAgctattaaatattatttacaagAAAGTTAAATCTTCCACCGAAGACAATGGTCAAAACACAAGTTGAAACTTGTCTTTCTTGATATGGTATAGACAGTGAACACTAGCTCATGGGGTATTAAAGTAGCCTACATTTTTCCAGGATCCCAATTAAACTTGATGAGTTAAATGTCATATATACAAAGAAAATGCTACACAGACCAGCAATGTTAGAGAAATTATTTTTCTGAATGTAAGAAAAAGCAAAGTAACCCAAAATTATAGAATCGTCACTTTGTACTTGAACTAAGTAAATGACTTATATTGCACTAGTTGGTCTATCTTGATTACTAATCAAGACTCTAATGTAGGCTTACTACATGTTCCTCATATCTTCCCTTTTCACGTGATGTTCAAGTGTCTTCTCATGACACttcgtttttttgttttggtgagTTTTTACATGTTTTGCCAAATGGTCACTCCTCATGAACCTCTTACAACAGTCTGGACAAACAAAGcgcttctctcctgtatgagTCCTCAGGTGCCTCTGAAGCTCATCAGACCTGGTGAAACTCTTGCCGCAGAAAAGCCAATTACAAACAAACGGACGTTCTCCCGAGTGCCATCTGAGATGAGCTTTGAGATGAGAGGTTTTGCCATAAACTTTCCCGCATCCTGGTATGTGAcagatgtgttgttttttctttccgGGCTCATCATTTGAGGTGGATGACTGACAGTTTGGACACCTGCATCTCCGGCATCTTCGGGCTGTTGCGAGAGGAGACTTGGTGTGTAGAAGAGCAGCGATTTGAGTCTGATACTGCGCGAAGTCTGTATGTCCCATCACCAAGCCCCTCTGCAGTTGGAAACGGTGGTGACCAAGGGATTGAGTTGTAATTGAGTGGTGACTCACGTGATTTCCCTGTTGGAGACTCCACCACGGAATATCCTCCCCTGGGTTAGGGGACAACTGTCTCTGTTGTTGGTGAACAAGGCCAGAGTGTCCCGTAACAAAACCTGGCATGGCAGTTGGCGCTGCATACGTTACAGCGGGGACGTACGTGGGTGGACAAGAGGACTGTAACGACTGCATGGAACATGGTAACATCTTCACAGGGGAAAAGTCATAGGGATATGAGGGATCCGCtggaggggtgagagggagcTCGTGATGGGCGGTAAATGAGCTTTGGATGTGGAGCTGGGATTTAGATGATAGTCCAAAGGTAGAATTGCTAGACAGAGTGCTTTGAGGATTCCCCTCATTGCTCCAAGGATGAAAAATTCGTGACGGTGAGCCTAAGGTAGTATCGTAAGGAACCTGTAGGAAATCTGCCGGACTTGATCCGTGGTGGTGTCCGATCCGGTTACAAGTGGCAGCTAACAGCGCCAGTGGGGAATGTTTGCAGTTCTCTGGAGAAGAGTTCGGAGTACGGTCCTGCACaagtcaaataaataataattaattatggCTCTAAACTTGACTTAACTAAATACATGTCTGCAAGAGTGTGTAACTATTGCAAGAGTTTGTAACTATTGAAACAAACTTTGACACTCCGGCTGTTAAAACGACATTCATTAGCCTAATAATAGCCACGTTGTAATGTACTCTCACTGTAGCAAAAATAACCTCTATTAATTAAAGCTCGAAATGTAA is part of the Esox lucius isolate fEsoLuc1 chromosome 16, fEsoLuc1.pri, whole genome shotgun sequence genome and encodes:
- the sp5a gene encoding transcription factor Sp5a — its product is MAAVAVLRNETLQAFLQDRTPNSSPENCKHSPLALLAATCNRIGHHHGSSPADFLQVPYDTTLGSPSRIFHPWSNEGNPQSTLSSNSTFGLSSKSQLHIQSSFTAHHELPLTPPADPSYPYDFSPVKMLPCSMQSLQSSCPPTYVPAVTYAAPTAMPGFVTGHSGLVHQQQRQLSPNPGEDIPWWSLQQGNHVSHHSITTQSLGHHRFQLQRGLVMGHTDFAQYQTQIAALLHTKSPLATARRCRRCRCPNCQSSTSNDEPGKKKQHICHIPGCGKVYGKTSHLKAHLRWHSGERPFVCNWLFCGKSFTRSDELQRHLRTHTGEKRFVCPDCCKRFMRSDHLAKHVKTHQNKKTKCHEKTLEHHVKREDMRNM